Proteins encoded within one genomic window of Ranitomeya variabilis isolate aRanVar5 chromosome 4, aRanVar5.hap1, whole genome shotgun sequence:
- the LOC143768203 gene encoding C3a anaphylatoxin chemotactic receptor-like has protein sequence MQKTSITLCGIVFALGIIGNGLIIWIAGFRMKNTISAVWFLHLAIAYFLCCSSLPLRIAEWASVFLHHLDFARCIVNIFLFHVNMSASVLLLTAMSIERWVSIMWPFWAKVHRSCNLVRMSAAIIWGLSFIVAGALFYLCRYRVRSLAEWCVYYYTSPYNIEFHLTIQRIRFIIMCVIPFLVIVTSYVTIFYKLRKSKRSQRSQRSSRIITAVILCFFICWFPYYILHLILLYGYYTTFYIVHTVTIILACLNSCLNPIIYVFMTPDFQHGFLSSIPSRLERALGDHPNDLCRERGDKGNAGTTDV, from the coding sequence ATGCAGAAGACGTCCATTACATTATGCGGCATTGTTTTTGCTCTCGGGATTATCGGTAATGGATTAATCATCTGGATTGCAGGATTCAGGATGAAGAACACAATCAGTGCCGTGTGGTTCCTCCACCTGGCCATCGCGTACTTCCTGTGCTGCTCATCTCTCCCCCTGAGAATTGCTGAGTGGGCCTCAGTTTTCTTACACCACCTAGATTTTGCACGTTGTATAGTTAACATTTTTTTGTTTCACGTGAACATGAGCGCCAGTGTTCTCCTCCTGACGGCCATGAGTATTGAGCGCTGGGTGTCCATCATGTGGCCATTCTGGGCCAAAGTCCATAGATCTTGCAATCTGGTGAGAATGAGTGCAGCGATCATCTGGGGGCTGAGCTTCATTGTGGCTGGTGCACTGTTTTACTTATGTAGATACCGTGTACGTTCTCTAGCTGAATGGTGTGTATATTATTACACATCTCCTTATAACATTGAGTTTCATCTGACAATTCAGCGGATCAGATTCATTATAATGTGTGTGATCCCTTTTCTCGTCATCGTCACCTCTTATGTCACCATTTTCTACAAACTTAGAAAAAGTAAGAGATCCCAGAGATCTCAGAGATCCTCCAGGATCATCACTGCTGTTATATTGTGCTTCTTCATCTGCTGGTTTCCATACTACATCTTGCATCTAATACTCTTGTATGGATATTACACAACATTCTATATAGTACACACTGTCACTATCATTCTGGCTTGCCTTAACAGTTGCTTGAATCCAATAATTTATGTATTTATGACACCGGATTTCCAACACGGTTTCCTCAGCTCCATCCCCTCCAGGCTAGAAAGAGCCTTAGGTGACCATCCTAATGACCTGTGCAGAGAGCGAGGAGATAAAGGAAATGCTGGTACTACTGATGTGTAA